A DNA window from Vigna unguiculata cultivar IT97K-499-35 chromosome 10, ASM411807v1, whole genome shotgun sequence contains the following coding sequences:
- the LOC114166172 gene encoding dirigent protein 22-like — protein sequence MATQLLLTLFLLSFTVATIQAEDTGYVGTVDPKSLGLNKKKTLSHFRLYWQDVISGSNATAINIIPAIPKYNTTTSFGSVTVTDNALTVGPELSSKVVGRSEGIYALTSQSQVTLLMVMNFVLTEGKYNGSSLTIVGRNVAYDEQKELPVVGGSGVFKFATGYAHAKTYHFDPTTGDATTEYNIYVFHY from the coding sequence ATGGCCACCCAATTGCTCCTCACACTGTTCCTTCTCTCCTTCACCGTCGCCACCATCCAAGCAGAAGACACCGGCTACGTGGGCACAGTGGATCCCAAATCCCTTGGCCTCAACAAGAAAAAAACCCTAAGCCACTTTAGACTCTACTGGCAGGACGTCATCAGCGGCTCCAACGCCACCGCCATAAACATCATCCCGGCAATCCCCAAGTACAACACCACCACCTCCTTCGGCTCCGTCACCGTCACCGACAACGCCCTGACCGTCGGACCCGAACTCAGCTCCAAGGTTGTGGGAAGATCCGAAGGAATCTACGCCCTGACGTCTCAGTCGCAGGTTACTCTCCTCATGGTGATGAACTTCGTCTTGACGGAAGGAAAGTACAACGGGAGCAGCTTAACTATCGTGGGGAGGAACGTGGCTTACGATGAACAGAAAGAGTTGCCTGTGGTTGGTGGAAGTGGGGTTTTCAAGTTTGCTACAGGTTACGCTCATGCTAAGACCTATCACTTTGACCCTACCACCGGTGATGCTACCACTGAGTACAACATCTACGTCTTCCATTATTGA